In a single window of the Paramisgurnus dabryanus chromosome 23, PD_genome_1.1, whole genome shotgun sequence genome:
- the edc3 gene encoding enhancer of mRNA-decapping protein 3, whose amino-acid sequence MATDWIGSLVSIHCGPTLGVYQGEVSSVDQTSQTISLRHPFHNGVKCTVPEVTFSAMDIKDLKILEIPKNLNEVPKQNGPDSNSTLTAHGGRKDKGGGVPVNSAPVTVPNKTEPKPQEGGISPLPNYSKSYGERHMDMTAQSKGFRRRHNSWSSSRAPNLATPKKNGLKNGGHMKNKDDECFGDAIDDVPDEDFDFEGNLALFDKAAVFSQIESSESRRGNGARSRGTPGEQTPSRYRHDENILEAKPVVYRQITVPQPGTKEYSTDSGLVVPSISFELHKRLLATAESHGLSLERRLEMTGVCASQMALTLLGGPNRLTPKNVHQRPTVALLCGPHVQGAQGISCGRHLANHEVEVILFLPNFVKMLEAITSELTLFGKTGGKVVSNVKDLPETPVDLVINCLDSHENGFLREQPWYKAAADWANQNRAPVLSIDPPVSGQAHAVEAKWSLSLGLPLPLSEGAGRVYLCDIGIPRQVFQEVGIKYHSPFGCKFVIPLHSE is encoded by the exons ATGGCAACAGACTGGATTGGTAGCCTTGTTTCAATCCACTGTGGACCAACACTAGGAGTGTATCAAGGAGAAGTGTCTTCAGTAGATCAGACCAGCCAAACCATTTCGCTCAGACATCCCTTTCACAATGGAGTCAAGTGCACTGTGCCTGAGGTCACCTTCAG TGCTATGGACATCAAAGATCTCAAAATCCTGGAGATTCCCAAGAACCTCAACGAAGTCCCAAAGCAGAATGGCCCAGATTCAAACTCCACATTGACTGCACATGGTGGACGAAAGGACAAGGGTGGAGGTGTCCCAGTCAACAGTGCTCCTGTGACAGTACCTAATAAAACTGAGCCTAAACCACAAGAAGGAGGAATCTCTCCATTGCCAAACTATTCTAAAAGTTATGGTGAACGTCACATGGACATGACTGCCCAAAGTAAAGGTTTTAGACGAAGACACAACTCCT GGTCATCTAGTAGAGCTCCAAATCTGGCCACACCCAAAAAGAACGGGCTGAAGAACGGAGGTCATATGAAAAATAAAGACGATGAATGTTTTGGAGACGCTATAGATGATGTTCCCGATGAGGACTTTGACTTTGAGGGAAACCTCGCTCTGTTTGACAAAGCTGCAGTGTTCTCTCAAATCGAATCTTCAGAGTCGAGGCGAGGCAATGGGGCGAGATCCCGAGGGACGCCTGGGGAGCAGACGCCATCACGGTATCGTCACGACGAGAACATTTTGGAAGCCAAGCCCGTCGTTTATAGACAGATCACAGTACCACAGCCTGGCACAAAAGAGTACAGCACTG ATTCAGGGCTGGTGGTGCCAAGCATCTCTTTTGAGTTGCACAAGCGGTTGTTAGCCACAGCCGAAAGCCACGGTCTATCTCTGGAACGTAGGCTGGAGATGACCGGCGTATGTGCAAGTCAGATGGCCCTCACGTTACTTGGAGGCCCAAACAG ACTTACCCCAAAGAACGTGCACCAGCGACCCACTGTGGCCCTGCTTTGTGGACCACATGTCCAGGGAGCTCAGGGCATCAGCTGCGGACGCCACTTGGCCAATCACGAAGTAGAGGTCATCCTTTTTCTGCCAAACTTTGTCAAGATGTTGGAGGCCATTACCAGTGAGCTGACCCTCTTTGGAAAGACAGGGGGAAAAGTGGTTTCGAATGTGAAAG ACTTACCCGAAACACCGGTCGACCTGGTCATAAACTGCCTGGACTCTCACGAAAACGGGTTCTTGAGAGAGCAACCCTGGTACAAGGCCGCCGCCGACTGGGCCAACCAGAACCGAGCCCCTGTGCTCAGCATCGACCCTCCAGTAAGCGGACAGGCACATGCCGTGGAAGCTAAGTGGTCGCTTTCGCTCGGTCTCCCCCTGCCGTTGTCAGAAGGCGCTGGCCGGGTCTACCTATGTGACATTGGCATTCCCCGGCAGGTGTTTCAGGAAGTGGGAATCAAATACCACTCCCCCTTCGGCTGTAAGTTTGTCATCCCCCTGCACTCTGAATGA